A window from Oreochromis aureus strain Israel breed Guangdong linkage group 16, ZZ_aureus, whole genome shotgun sequence encodes these proteins:
- the casq2 gene encoding calsequestrin-2 yields MLSLWLFLLPCLNFVPQALSEKGLELPQYDGKDRVLDINDKNYKKALKQHSMLCLFYHEPIADSKELQKQHQMTELVLELVAQVMEGKDIGFGMVDSHKDAKIAKKLGLEEEGSMYVFKADRVIEFDGLLSANTLAEFLLDLLEEPVEIIGNALELRAFDRMEQDIRLIGYFKSEESEHYEAFKEAAEQFQPYIKFFATFEKSVAKELSLKLNEVDFYEPFMEEPMSIPGKPHSEEELVEFITEHRRPTLRKLRAEDMFETWEDDIEGIHIVAFAEEEDPDGYEFLEILKEVARDNTHLPELSIVWIDPDDFPLLIPYWEKTFKVDLFRPQIGVVNVTDADSVWMEMDDEEDLPTAEELEDWIEDVLSGKVNTEDDDDDDDDDDNEDNDEDDDDEDDDDNEDDNEEEDDDDDE; encoded by the exons ATGCTCTCCCTGTGGTTGTTTTTGCTCCCCTGCCTAAACTTTGTGCCTCAGGCCCTGTCTGAgaaaggcctggagttgccacAGTATGACGGGAAAGACCGTGTTCTTGATATCAATGACAAGAACTACAAGAAAGCTTTAAAGCAGCACAGCATGCTCTGCCTGTTCTACCATGAGCCCATAGCAGACAGCAAGGAACTGCAAAAACAACACCAGATGACTGAGTTGGTGCTGGAG CTTGTAGCTCAGGTTATGGAGGGGAAGGACATCGGGTTTGGAATGGTTGACTCCCACAAAGACGCAAAGATAGCAAAGAAACTGG GCTTAGAGGAAGAGGGGAGCATGTATGTTTTTAAGGCTGATAGAGTGATCGAGTTTGATGGTTTGCTTTCTGCTAACACTCTGGCCGAGTTCTTGTTGGAT TTGTTGGAGGAACCAGTGGAAATCATAGGAAATGCTCTGGAGCTGCGAGCTTTTGACAGGATGGAGCAAGACATACGTCTCATTGGTTACTTCAAGAGCGAAGAGTCTGAGC ACTATGAAGCTTTTAAAGAAGCCGCTGAGCAGTTTCAGCCCTACATCAAGTTTTTTGCAACATTTGAGAAATCT GTGGCCAAAGAGCTGAGTCTGAAGTTAAATGAGGTAGACTTCTATGAGCCCTTCATGGAGGAGCCCATGTCCATCCCAGGCAAACCTCACTCTGAGGAGGAGCTGGTGGAATTTATAACTGAACACAGGCG ACCAACACTCCGAAAGCTGCGTGCAGAAGATATGTTTGAGACCTGG GAGGATGATATTGAGGGCATTCACATTGTGGCCTTTGCAGAAGAGGAGGATCCTG atgGTTATGAATTTTTGGAAATCCTAAAAGAGGTGGCCAGAGACAACACTCACCTACCTGAGCTGAGCATCGTCTGGATTGATCCCGATGACTTTCCACTG TTGATCCCCTACTGGGAGAAGACCTTCAAGGTGGATCTGTTCAGACCACAGATCGGAGTTGTTAATGTTACTGAT gcAGACAGTGTGTGGATGGAAATGGATGATGAGGAGGATCTGCCCACGGCTGAGGAGCTGGAGGACTGGATTGAAGACGTGCTCTCTGGCAAAGTTAACactgaggatgatgatgatgacgatgatgatgacgataatGAAGATAATGATGAAGATGACGATGATGAAGATGACGATGATAATGAAGATGATAACgaggaggaagatgatgatgatgatgagtaa
- the LOC116329165 gene encoding potassium voltage-gated channel subfamily E member 2-like, which translates to MMWPSQTWQKLSETNWSNLTLHLETSLTNALSHFLDNWRRNVTAAGNALDKTLAEENFRDVIWYLAVMIGMFAFIIVAMLVSTVKSKRREHSNDPYHQYIKDDWTAQKQQGDVIANFEAR; encoded by the exons ATGATGTGGCCTTCTCAAACGTGGCAAAAG TTGAGTGAGACTAATTGGTCAAACTTGACCCTTCATCTTGAGACGTCCCTTACCAACGCACTGAGTCACTTCCTGGATAACTGGAGGCGCAATGTGACTGCTGCAGGCAACGCTCTGGACAAGACTCTGGCTGAGGAGAACTTCAGGGACGTGATCTGGTATCTCGCCGTGATGATCGGCATGTTTGCCTTCATTATTGTGGCCATGCTGGTGAGCACAGTCAAATCTAAAAGGAGGGAGCACTCTAACGACCCCTACCACCAATACATCAAGGACGACTGGACTGCTCAAAAACAGCAGGGCGATGTCATAGCTAATTTTGAGGCTAGATAA